From Drosophila nasuta strain 15112-1781.00 chromosome X, ASM2355853v1, whole genome shotgun sequence, one genomic window encodes:
- the LOC132797159 gene encoding telomere-binding protein cav isoform X1, whose translation MSRCLSHALVKYQKDLDLGIKELTKEWDESDSDLAQRLIQPDRVSSEDLSRQYSPEDVRQLCLRTKVRVDMTLFNCLWDAKKRFDKKERLKNRSEVFINKMYIKAVAKKMVIPYEPKEIEKSVHIRRCILKKRNNLRLDRWNNLPIQASSTSLSIEEISEDQEPSLMLAQIPNELPSNPNGTTNLHLDRSNNLPEQASSTSLPIQEISEDQEPSFMSAQIPNELPSNPNGTTNLHLDRSNNLQTQASLPIQEISEDQEPSLMLAQIPNGLASSPDGSRVASDNTINYPVADISSGPISSEPQLWHFGNTESEVLQLPTIAQNEDVNMSKNAGAEHAKLAINDESKDAQKSKEESSEKSGVDWENAAMAIDPESMTIDSDMQTPQTESEPIAEDYSIFNTQVPCTSTQSTQNTDDFL comes from the coding sequence ATGTCGCGTTGTTTATCGCATGCACTGGTCAAATATCAAAAAGATTTGGACTTAGGCATTAAAGAATTAACGAAGGAATGGGATGAGTCCGATTCAGATTTAGCCCAGCGCTTAATACAACCTGATAGAGTTTCTAGTGAAGACCTAAGTCGACAATATAGTCCTGAAGATGTCCGACAATTGTGTCTGCGCACCAAAGTGCGTGTCGATATGACGCTTTTCAATTGTCTATGGGACGCAAAGAAACGTTTCGATAAAAAGGAACGTCTGAAAAATCGTTCCGAAGTCTTCATCAATAAAATGTACATCAAAGCGGTGGCGAAAAAAATGGTGATACCATATGAACCgaaggaaattgaaaaatctgTGCATATTCGTCGTTGCATACTCAAGAAGCGAAATAATCTACGTTTAGACAGATGGAATAACTTGCCAATCCAAGCCTCATCAACATCGTTGTCCATTGAGGAGATCAGTGAAGACCAAGAGCCATCATTAATGTTGGCGCAAATACCCAATGAATTGCCCAGTAATCCCAATGGAACAACTAATCTACATTTAGACAGATCGAATAACTTGCCAGAGCAAGCCTCATCAACATCGTTGCCCATTCAGGAGATCAGTGAAGACCAAGAGCCGTCATTTATGTCGGCTCAAATACCCAATGAATTGCCCAGTAATCCCAATGGAACTACTAATCTACATTTAGACAGATCCAATAACTTGCAAACCCAAGCCTCGTTGCCCATTCAGGAGATCAGCGAAGACCAAGAGCCGTCATTAATGTTGGCGCAAATACCCAATGGATTGGCTAGTAGTCCCGATGGTAGCAGAGTCGCGTCTGATAATACAATTAACTATCCAGTTGCCGACATATCGTCAGGCCCCATTTCCAGCGAACCTCAACTTTGGCACTTCGGAAATACCGAAAGCGAAGTTCTTCAATTGCCCACGATTGCTCAAAACGAAGACGTCAATATGTCAAAAAATGCCGGAGCCGAACATGCGAAATTGGCTATAAATGATGAATCTAAAGATGCCCAGAAATCCAAGGAGGAGAGTTCGGAAAAGTCAGGGGTCGATTGGGAAAATGCAGCGATGGCAATCGATCCTGAATCTATGACCATCGACTCCGATATGCAGACTCCACAAACAGAGAGTGAACCAATTGCTGAAGATTACTCCATCTTCAACACCCAAGTGCCCTGCACATCGACGCAGTCCACTCAAAATACTGatgattttctttaa